The proteins below come from a single Gimesia alba genomic window:
- a CDS encoding response regulator has product MKVLVVDDVGYTCYVHTRLLEELGYEVLCASSGFEALSILEKNSDIKIVFSELVMRELDGLDLFLKVQQQEHYNDDGQMEAPMYFLMTSIQPANKAQCRQTERLELAKKLGITGVIYKTRDREELKHAFSNTLKETLGELSAATPIDIYTPAQSLCEVIKDIIETKNVEAAEEFYDLMTCQAEYLEYFIANSRQVAEMA; this is encoded by the coding sequence ATGAAAGTACTAGTAGTCGATGATGTTGGATACACGTGCTATGTGCATACCAGACTTCTAGAAGAGCTTGGCTACGAAGTCCTATGTGCCTCTTCCGGATTTGAAGCACTCTCTATTCTGGAGAAAAACAGTGACATCAAAATTGTCTTCTCCGAACTGGTGATGCGGGAGCTCGACGGCCTGGACTTATTTTTAAAGGTCCAGCAACAGGAGCATTACAATGATGACGGGCAAATGGAAGCCCCCATGTATTTCCTGATGACGAGTATTCAGCCGGCCAATAAAGCACAATGTCGCCAAACCGAACGACTGGAACTCGCCAAAAAACTGGGGATCACTGGTGTGATCTACAAAACCCGTGATCGAGAAGAACTCAAGCATGCGTTCTCTAACACATTAAAAGAGACCTTAGGCGAACTCTCCGCAGCGACACCCATCGACATTTACACGCCGGCCCAATCACTGTGTGAGGTGATCAAGGATATCATTGAAACCAAAAATGTGGAAGCCGCCGAAGAGTTCTATGATCTCATGACGTGCCAGGCTGAATACCTGGAATATTTTATTGCTAATTCAAGACAAGTCGCTGAAATGGCTTAA
- a CDS encoding Gfo/Idh/MocA family protein, with protein MTNQPLRIGILGLIHDHVWDHLPQLQHSQNAELIAAFDSNQALRDRISAEYDCPTYATPEELFAQHELDGVYIFSSNKQGAELALAAISRGIPVMIEKPMAANLAQAEAMLSAARDKNVCLMVNWPFAWWPQMQHAITMAQDGEIGEIWQIKYRAAHAGPKELGCSDYFCDWLFDSELNGAGAMMDYCCYGCVLSSVLIGMPETITGIAGVYRPEPLGVEDNALIVMQYPNAIATAEGSWSQIGKLTAYATAIYGTKGTLIVEPQKKGRLMLATESQPTGEEVKVQCPLLYLQTATEHFAHCVRTGEDPWGLCSPNISLEAQRILEAGVQQIK; from the coding sequence ATGACCAATCAGCCATTACGCATCGGAATTCTGGGTCTCATTCACGATCATGTCTGGGACCACCTGCCACAATTGCAACATTCTCAGAACGCGGAACTCATCGCCGCCTTTGACAGTAATCAGGCTCTCCGCGACCGCATTTCAGCAGAATACGATTGCCCCACCTATGCGACTCCCGAGGAATTATTTGCACAGCATGAACTGGACGGCGTTTATATTTTCAGCAGTAACAAACAGGGAGCCGAGTTGGCTTTGGCGGCAATCAGTCGCGGCATTCCCGTCATGATCGAAAAACCGATGGCAGCGAACCTGGCCCAGGCAGAAGCAATGCTGTCGGCAGCTCGCGACAAGAACGTCTGTCTGATGGTAAATTGGCCGTTTGCCTGGTGGCCACAAATGCAGCATGCGATTACGATGGCACAGGACGGAGAAATTGGAGAGATCTGGCAGATCAAATACCGGGCCGCCCATGCGGGTCCCAAAGAATTGGGCTGTAGCGATTACTTTTGTGACTGGCTGTTTGACTCCGAACTAAACGGTGCTGGTGCGATGATGGACTACTGCTGCTATGGTTGTGTGCTCTCCAGCGTCTTAATCGGGATGCCTGAAACCATTACCGGAATTGCCGGTGTGTATCGACCCGAGCCGCTCGGCGTTGAAGACAATGCACTGATCGTCATGCAATACCCCAATGCGATCGCCACTGCGGAAGGTTCCTGGTCGCAAATCGGTAAACTGACCGCCTATGCGACGGCAATTTACGGCACGAAAGGCACACTCATTGTAGAACCCCAAAAGAAGGGGCGGCTGATGCTGGCTACGGAGTCACAGCCGACAGGCGAAGAGGTCAAAGTCCAATGTCCCCTGCTCTACCTGCAGACGGCAACCGAACACTTTGCCCATTGCGTCCGAACAGGCGAAGACCCCTGGGGACTCTGTAGTCCCAATATAAGCCTGGAGGCCCAACGCATCCTGGAAGCAGGAGTGCAGCAGATAAAATAA
- a CDS encoding cupin domain-containing protein — protein MTQSYAEAGEVIDVGPLGDALESTKTTTLVKTDDLEIIRLILKAGKSLPSHTAQGILIIQCLEGRVRFKALGKEHELTTGQLLHLPDKAPHAVECLEPAALLLTIIHSRNPTPPMNEVDEASEESFPASDPPAWTGTKGS, from the coding sequence ATGACACAATCATATGCAGAGGCGGGTGAAGTAATTGATGTTGGCCCCTTAGGCGATGCGCTGGAGTCAACAAAGACTACTACGCTGGTCAAGACCGATGATCTGGAAATCATTCGTCTGATACTCAAAGCCGGAAAGTCGCTCCCGAGCCATACCGCTCAAGGGATTCTCATTATTCAATGCCTTGAAGGACGCGTCCGTTTCAAGGCACTTGGTAAAGAGCATGAATTAACTACAGGGCAGTTGCTGCACTTACCTGACAAAGCGCCCCACGCTGTAGAGTGCCTGGAGCCGGCTGCTCTGTTACTGACGATTATTCATTCGCGCAATCCCACTCCCCCGATGAATGAAGTTGATGAAGCTTCTGAGGAATCGTTCCCGGCCAGTGATCCGCCTGCCTGGACAGGAACGAAAGGATCGTAG
- a CDS encoding PIG-L deacetylase family protein has protein sequence MMADQKTLLAIGAHFDDCVYGVPGLMLKAVAKNYRVVQLILIGDYSNWPPTKGREEAFRKSVTSIAREYGVETRFLDFASHQYDTNEKTKQKVAAAVHDIKPDIALQMWEYDHHHDHTVASQLSKIALNHGGRVLNQDRFKRPRKIYHYDNGPGHTVGFEPDTFVDVTDYWDKSMEWLGRYMALQRNVDYDPTQTNGALQGKETLARYRGQTCHVKYAEALWAPRKQPVEIL, from the coding sequence ATGATGGCCGATCAAAAGACATTGCTGGCAATTGGTGCGCACTTTGATGACTGTGTGTATGGCGTTCCCGGTCTCATGCTGAAAGCAGTCGCTAAAAATTACCGTGTGGTTCAACTGATTCTGATCGGCGACTACAGTAACTGGCCGCCCACCAAAGGCCGGGAAGAAGCCTTCCGAAAATCGGTCACTTCGATTGCCCGTGAATATGGCGTCGAAACCCGCTTCCTTGATTTCGCCTCGCATCAATATGATACGAATGAAAAAACGAAACAAAAAGTAGCGGCCGCGGTCCATGACATCAAGCCGGATATCGCGCTGCAAATGTGGGAGTACGATCATCATCACGATCACACGGTCGCCTCTCAACTCAGTAAAATTGCCCTCAATCATGGCGGGCGGGTCCTGAATCAGGATCGCTTTAAACGGCCCCGTAAGATCTATCATTACGATAATGGCCCGGGGCATACGGTTGGTTTTGAACCGGATACATTTGTGGATGTGACGGATTACTGGGACAAATCGATGGAATGGCTCGGGCGCTATATGGCTCTGCAGCGGAATGTCGACTATGATCCCACACAAACCAACGGTGCCCTCCAGGGAAAAGAAACACTGGCCCGTTATCGCGGACAAACCTGTCATGTGAAATATGCGGAAGCACTCTGGGCTCCCCGAAAACAACCTGTCGAAATCTTATAA
- a CDS encoding HIT domain-containing protein codes for MKLDDRLQADCKQICELAESTLLLMNNALVDWFILVPRCEEIELTNLPFEQQTAILKEVNLVARFIQQTLAPDKLNIATLGNVVSQLHIHVIGRKQSDPYWPAPVWGQAASRAYTDSEFTALKDAFHEFQRAQT; via the coding sequence ATGAAACTGGACGACCGACTGCAGGCAGACTGTAAACAGATTTGTGAACTCGCAGAATCAACGTTGCTCTTAATGAATAACGCGCTGGTTGACTGGTTTATCCTGGTCCCCCGCTGTGAAGAAATTGAATTGACGAATCTGCCCTTCGAACAGCAGACAGCAATTTTAAAGGAAGTCAATCTGGTAGCCCGTTTTATTCAACAGACATTGGCACCTGATAAACTGAATATCGCCACGCTGGGCAATGTGGTCAGCCAGTTGCATATTCATGTCATTGGCAGAAAGCAGAGCGATCCTTACTGGCCTGCCCCCGTCTGGGGACAAGCAGCATCGCGGGCTTACACCGATTCGGAATTCACAGCTCTCAAAGACGCCTTTCATGAATTTCAGCGGGCTCAAACCTGA
- a CDS encoding DinB family protein, whose amino-acid sequence MSLAEHIKTTLELPTLVVTKYLEDLTDADLFVRPAEKMNHIAWQLGHLIQSEHFHVTQVFPNSMPALPDGFQAKYTKETAASENPADFHTKAEYLQLMQEQREGSLKVLAGLSDQDLMQPAPESVRYLGPTVGCIFAGESTHWMMHAGQWAVVRRNLGKPPLF is encoded by the coding sequence ATGAGTCTCGCAGAACACATCAAAACGACTCTGGAACTTCCGACACTCGTTGTCACTAAATATCTCGAAGACTTAACTGACGCCGATCTGTTTGTCAGACCTGCTGAAAAAATGAACCATATCGCCTGGCAGTTAGGCCATTTAATTCAGAGTGAGCACTTTCATGTAACGCAGGTCTTCCCCAATTCAATGCCAGCGCTGCCTGACGGTTTTCAGGCAAAATATACAAAAGAAACCGCAGCCAGTGAGAACCCCGCCGACTTTCATACCAAAGCGGAATACCTGCAATTGATGCAGGAACAACGTGAGGGGTCGCTCAAAGTGCTCGCAGGCCTCAGTGATCAGGATCTGATGCAACCCGCTCCCGAATCGGTACGCTACCTGGGACCGACCGTAGGCTGTATTTTTGCGGGAGAATCCACCCACTGGATGATGCACGCCGGCCAGTGGGCGGTTGTCCGACGCAACCTGGGGAAACCACCTCTGTTTTAA
- a CDS encoding globin: protein MSQIAVEEIYDHLGEVKLQQLIAAFYQGVKTDEILKPMYPADDFEGAEYRLKEFLVYRLGGPQRYLDERGHPALRMRHAPFAINQSARDRWMELMNNAMDETELPADVRQTLESFFDQMATFLINRAN, encoded by the coding sequence ATGAGCCAGATTGCCGTTGAAGAAATTTATGACCACCTGGGCGAAGTAAAGCTCCAGCAACTGATCGCCGCCTTTTACCAGGGTGTGAAAACAGACGAGATCCTCAAACCCATGTATCCGGCTGATGATTTCGAAGGTGCCGAATATCGCCTCAAAGAATTTCTGGTTTATCGACTGGGTGGTCCGCAACGCTATCTTGATGAACGCGGGCACCCCGCCCTGCGTATGCGGCACGCACCCTTTGCGATCAATCAAAGTGCCCGTGATCGCTGGATGGAATTAATGAACAATGCGATGGATGAAACGGAACTCCCAGCCGATGTCAGACAGACACTCGAATCGTTTTTTGACCAGATGGCAACCTTTTTAATCAATCGAGCCAACTGA
- a CDS encoding ROK family protein, which produces MSTESPETANRYWAGFDLGGTKMLAKIFDSQYKTLGKKRRKTKGHAGVELGLERMVQTIHQALEEAGLTPNELAGIGVGCPGPLDLENGIIFEAPNLGWYNAPVKEVLEKAFGCPVVLCNDVDAGVYGEYRFGAAKGSTSAIGIFPGTGIGGGAVYRGHLIQGSKSSCMEIGHIKVLPEGPECGCGQHGCLEVLASRLAISAAAAQAAYRGDAPTLRSMVGTDISDIRSGILASAIKGGDRSVEKIILRAAEYIGIAAGNMVHIFSPEVIVLGGGLVEAMPDLFVPAVAEATRHNVMPTFKDSFKVVAAQLGDDSSVMGVAAWARTVIQETKSLNNETKV; this is translated from the coding sequence ATGTCTACTGAATCACCAGAAACTGCGAACCGCTACTGGGCCGGGTTCGATCTGGGCGGCACGAAAATGCTGGCCAAAATTTTCGATTCTCAATACAAAACTCTCGGAAAGAAGCGCAGAAAAACCAAAGGCCACGCGGGTGTTGAATTGGGCCTGGAACGGATGGTGCAGACGATCCATCAGGCATTAGAAGAAGCAGGGCTGACTCCTAACGAATTGGCGGGAATTGGCGTTGGTTGTCCCGGGCCGCTGGACTTGGAAAACGGGATTATCTTCGAAGCGCCCAACTTAGGCTGGTATAACGCCCCTGTGAAAGAGGTATTGGAAAAAGCCTTCGGCTGCCCTGTCGTCCTCTGTAATGATGTCGATGCCGGTGTCTATGGTGAGTATCGCTTCGGTGCGGCGAAAGGTTCGACCTCTGCCATTGGTATCTTTCCCGGTACAGGAATTGGAGGAGGCGCCGTTTATCGTGGTCATCTGATTCAGGGCAGCAAAAGCTCTTGCATGGAAATAGGGCACATCAAAGTATTACCTGAAGGTCCGGAATGTGGTTGCGGCCAACATGGTTGCCTGGAAGTCCTCGCCAGCCGTCTGGCTATTTCAGCTGCAGCCGCCCAGGCCGCCTACCGAGGTGACGCCCCGACCCTGCGATCTATGGTCGGGACTGACATTTCCGATATTCGCAGCGGCATTCTTGCCTCTGCCATCAAAGGCGGCGATCGAAGTGTCGAAAAAATCATTCTCCGCGCTGCAGAATACATTGGAATCGCTGCCGGGAACATGGTCCATATCTTTTCGCCTGAAGTCATTGTTCTAGGAGGCGGGCTGGTGGAAGCGATGCCTGATCTGTTTGTGCCGGCAGTCGCTGAAGCCACGCGCCACAATGTGATGCCGACTTTTAAGGATTCGTTTAAAGTCGTTGCCGCACAGTTGGGAGATGACTCCTCAGTGATGGGAGTCGCAGCCTGGGCTCGGACCGTGATTCAGGAAACGAAATCGTTAAATAATGAAACCAAAGTATGA
- the ppk1 gene encoding polyphosphate kinase 1, with protein sequence MAPKASKYLNRELSWLEFNQRVLDEAHDPDIPLLERLKFLAITSSNLDEFFMVRVGGLHLLQASGNTTSDPSGMTPKETLDAISLRAHHMMVEQYQCLLKEIEPPLAEAGFQRANPQELTDAQRRIVEHVFRDEIYPVLTPMAVTSDMEFPYLVNHTLNLVVRLAPDEKSETPQDRFAIIPFGRPEFRFITLPSEGGYQYLPLEDAVCLFVEQYFGGEHVLESIPFRVTKNADVSLQDEFASDLLHQMEDMLDQRKQGDCIRLEIAEAVSVETLEFLERGLGVLDENVYRIPGPLDLTAFMRLTDISGFDAQKDVSWPPQPSPEVNPRISMFENISQQDILLCHPYESFEPVVRLIEEAAVDPDVLAIKQILYRTSKRSPIVAALIRAAEQGKHVTAIVELKARFDEARNIEWAKNLEHAGVQVIYGVKGLKTHAKVCCIVRREPQGIQRYLHFGTGNYNDATSKIYSDISYFTCDEFLASDAINFFNSITGYSLPQKYQKLEAAPISLRDKILDLIHHETERKKQGQKARIIAKVNSLVDPEIINALYEASEAGVKIKLNIRGICCLRPGVSKLSKNIEVVSIIDRFLEHARILYFYHGGDERVFISSADWMPRNLDRRVELLVPIEEENCHRKVIKILNTYFEDNAKARVLNSDGVYERITPNKEKNLVRCQQVLYEEAVAAIKQAEKAGRTVFEPHMAPEDQK encoded by the coding sequence ATGGCCCCTAAAGCTTCGAAATATCTCAACCGGGAATTAAGCTGGCTGGAATTTAATCAGCGAGTATTAGATGAAGCCCATGACCCCGACATTCCCCTGCTGGAACGGCTGAAATTTCTGGCCATTACCAGTTCGAACCTGGATGAATTTTTCATGGTCCGCGTCGGCGGACTCCATTTACTACAGGCCAGCGGAAATACGACATCCGATCCGTCCGGGATGACTCCCAAAGAAACACTGGATGCCATCAGCCTGCGAGCGCATCATATGATGGTGGAACAATATCAGTGTCTCCTGAAAGAAATTGAGCCCCCTCTGGCCGAAGCCGGATTTCAAAGGGCAAATCCACAGGAACTGACGGATGCGCAACGGCGAATTGTCGAACATGTTTTCAGAGATGAAATTTATCCCGTGCTGACCCCCATGGCGGTCACGTCTGATATGGAATTCCCCTATCTGGTAAATCACACATTGAATCTCGTGGTTCGCCTGGCACCGGATGAAAAATCGGAAACACCACAGGATCGGTTTGCCATTATCCCGTTTGGGAGACCAGAATTTCGGTTTATCACACTCCCTTCGGAAGGCGGCTATCAGTATTTACCATTAGAAGACGCCGTCTGCCTGTTTGTCGAACAATATTTTGGAGGTGAGCATGTCCTGGAAAGTATTCCTTTCCGTGTCACCAAAAATGCCGACGTCAGTTTGCAGGATGAATTTGCCTCTGATCTATTGCACCAGATGGAGGACATGCTCGATCAACGGAAGCAGGGAGATTGTATCCGGCTGGAAATTGCTGAAGCCGTCTCGGTAGAGACGTTGGAATTCCTGGAGCGGGGTTTAGGCGTTCTCGATGAAAACGTCTATCGGATTCCCGGTCCACTGGATCTCACCGCGTTTATGCGGTTGACGGACATTTCGGGGTTTGATGCGCAGAAAGATGTGAGCTGGCCTCCTCAACCTTCGCCTGAAGTGAATCCTCGGATCAGCATGTTCGAGAATATTTCTCAGCAGGACATTCTGTTATGCCATCCCTATGAAAGCTTTGAACCGGTTGTCCGATTGATTGAAGAAGCAGCCGTGGACCCGGATGTACTGGCGATTAAACAGATTTTGTATCGCACCAGCAAGCGCAGTCCGATTGTCGCCGCCCTGATTCGCGCCGCGGAACAAGGCAAGCATGTGACCGCCATCGTGGAACTCAAAGCACGCTTTGATGAAGCACGCAACATCGAATGGGCCAAAAATCTGGAGCACGCGGGCGTGCAGGTCATCTACGGCGTCAAAGGGCTCAAAACACACGCCAAAGTCTGCTGTATTGTCCGTCGTGAACCGCAGGGAATTCAACGCTATCTGCACTTCGGTACGGGTAATTACAACGATGCCACCTCGAAAATCTATAGCGACATCAGTTATTTCACTTGCGACGAATTTTTGGCCTCGGATGCAATCAACTTCTTCAATTCAATTACCGGTTATTCTTTACCTCAGAAATATCAGAAGCTGGAAGCGGCCCCCATCAGCTTACGAGATAAAATCCTGGACCTGATTCATCACGAGACCGAACGCAAAAAACAGGGACAGAAAGCGCGGATTATCGCCAAGGTTAATTCACTGGTTGACCCGGAAATCATCAATGCCTTGTACGAAGCATCGGAAGCGGGTGTCAAAATCAAACTGAATATTCGCGGCATCTGCTGCCTGCGGCCCGGCGTTTCCAAATTGAGTAAGAATATCGAAGTGGTCAGCATTATCGACCGCTTCCTGGAACACGCGCGGATTTTGTATTTCTATCACGGCGGCGACGAACGGGTTTTCATTTCCAGTGCTGACTGGATGCCTCGCAACCTGGATCGGCGAGTGGAATTACTGGTTCCCATTGAAGAAGAAAATTGTCATCGGAAAGTGATTAAGATTCTGAACACCTATTTTGAAGATAACGCCAAGGCCCGTGTCCTGAATAGTGATGGCGTCTACGAGCGCATTACTCCGAACAAGGAAAAGAACCTCGTTCGCTGTCAGCAAGTGCTGTATGAAGAAGCAGTGGCAGCAATCAAGCAGGCAGAAAAAGCAGGTCGTACCGTCTTCGAACCACATATGGCACCCGAAGACCAGAAATAG
- a CDS encoding Ppx/GppA phosphatase family protein: MNTKDSALTETTASSNRPESDPNRLIAVIDIGTGAIRMAIAEIKADGTVYALERLSQAVTLGKDTFQTRNIQKSTMEECVRILKSYRRRLDEYQINRDDQIRVVATSAVREADNRLAFTDRIFIATGFEVSPLDEAEVNRITYQGIRPYLAAKPNLDEAQTIVTEIGGGTTELLLVQNGNVLFSSNYRLGALRLREMLKGYRVPLSKERTIMENQIERVIQQIVHEVPADKSIKLVVLGGDVRFALAQLRPEDEIPEPGNSLDELDRLKVSELSKFTDQILQKNEDELVQTYHLAFTDAETLGPALLAYTKLAQAYKLKHIYVTKANFRDGLLKEMADQSTWSDEFYTQVIRSTIDFGKRFDFDETHARHVAFLADTLFQSLQNEHKLDLRNRLLLYTAALLHEIGIYVNQRGYHKHSMYLISNGNLFGLGQADLLLVALIARYHRRASPKATHEGYSTLDRFSRIAIAKMAAILRVADALDYSYSQRVQEIECEITQGQLIISIPHVEDVSLEQIALVEKGPLFEEVFGLKVHLRKK; the protein is encoded by the coding sequence ATGAATACAAAAGATTCCGCGTTGACTGAAACAACCGCCAGTTCCAATCGTCCTGAATCTGACCCCAATCGCCTGATTGCGGTCATCGATATCGGTACCGGCGCGATTCGAATGGCAATCGCAGAGATTAAAGCAGACGGAACCGTCTATGCTCTGGAAAGGCTGTCTCAGGCAGTCACGCTGGGAAAAGATACATTTCAGACGCGTAATATCCAGAAATCGACGATGGAAGAATGCGTTCGAATTCTCAAAAGTTACCGCCGAAGATTAGATGAATATCAAATCAACCGGGATGATCAGATTCGGGTTGTCGCCACCAGTGCGGTCCGCGAAGCAGATAATCGACTGGCATTTACAGACCGCATTTTCATCGCCACCGGTTTCGAAGTTTCTCCCCTGGACGAAGCGGAAGTCAACCGAATTACCTACCAGGGTATTCGTCCCTATCTGGCAGCTAAGCCAAATCTGGATGAAGCCCAGACCATCGTCACGGAGATCGGCGGAGGCACGACCGAACTGCTGCTGGTACAAAACGGCAATGTGTTGTTCTCCAGTAATTACCGTCTGGGGGCGTTGCGTCTGCGTGAAATGCTCAAAGGCTATCGCGTGCCTTTGTCCAAAGAACGTACGATTATGGAAAATCAGATTGAACGCGTGATCCAGCAAATCGTACATGAAGTTCCAGCGGACAAATCGATCAAACTGGTTGTGCTAGGTGGTGACGTACGGTTTGCCCTGGCTCAATTACGTCCTGAGGATGAAATTCCAGAACCCGGGAATTCACTAGATGAACTGGATCGGCTCAAAGTTTCTGAACTCAGTAAGTTTACCGACCAAATTCTGCAGAAAAACGAAGACGAACTGGTACAAACCTACCATCTGGCATTCACCGATGCAGAAACCCTGGGCCCTGCTCTGTTGGCTTATACCAAGCTGGCCCAGGCATATAAGCTGAAACATATTTACGTCACCAAAGCCAACTTTCGAGACGGACTGCTCAAAGAAATGGCCGATCAGAGTACCTGGTCGGATGAGTTTTACACACAGGTTATCCGTTCGACGATTGATTTCGGGAAACGCTTTGATTTTGATGAAACACACGCACGCCACGTTGCTTTTCTGGCAGACACTCTGTTCCAGTCGCTGCAAAACGAACACAAACTCGATTTACGGAATCGCCTGCTGTTATACACGGCTGCGTTACTGCATGAAATCGGCATCTATGTGAATCAACGTGGTTACCATAAACACTCGATGTATCTAATCAGCAATGGAAATCTATTTGGACTGGGACAGGCCGACTTATTACTGGTGGCATTAATCGCGCGCTACCATCGGCGGGCCTCTCCCAAAGCAACGCATGAGGGATATTCAACACTGGATCGTTTCAGTCGGATTGCCATCGCTAAGATGGCAGCGATCCTGAGGGTCGCCGATGCATTGGATTATTCATACAGTCAACGCGTTCAGGAAATTGAATGTGAGATTACGCAGGGGCAGTTGATTATTTCGATTCCCCATGTAGAAGACGTTTCCCTGGAACAAATCGCGTTGGTCGAAAAAGGACCTTTGTTCGAAGAAGTCTTCGGACTGAAAGTGCATTTGAGAAAAAAATAA
- a CDS encoding Gfo/Idh/MocA family oxidoreductase, with amino-acid sequence MSEVTRRNFLQTSAGAVAATSLLGSTARADVNGKIRVAVLGVNGRGRTHIKAIGNIEGADVVLLCDPDEQVLAKRAAEFEKKYGRKVETETDMRKVFDRDDIDVVTVATPNHWHSLATIWACQAGKDVYVEKPGSHNLFEGRKMIEAAKKYKRIVQHGVQLRSQPAIQEGVEHLRKGTIGDVYMARGLVFRWRPSIGHKPDEKAPAYLDWNLWQGPAQETNFSRRLVHYNWHWTWDYGNGDVGNQGVHETDMCLWGLDVKLPSQITAMGGKFLWDDDKETPEVLSTNYFYPEENKMIQFEVRPWMTNSEGGASVGNIFYGSEGYMVVKGYNSYEIFLGRKGEPGPKNSGDDPVEAHFTNFLNAVRSRKAETLNGPVETAHTSSGIAHLGNIAFRLGRQLNFDPKTEQFVNDPEADKYLTRQYRKPFVVPNEV; translated from the coding sequence ATGAGTGAAGTCACACGACGTAATTTTCTTCAAACCAGTGCGGGGGCAGTGGCAGCAACATCGTTGCTGGGGAGCACAGCACGGGCCGATGTGAACGGAAAGATCAGAGTCGCCGTTCTGGGAGTTAATGGCCGCGGTCGTACGCATATCAAAGCCATTGGCAATATTGAAGGTGCAGATGTCGTGTTGCTCTGTGATCCTGACGAACAGGTATTGGCAAAACGGGCTGCGGAATTTGAGAAAAAATACGGTCGCAAGGTCGAAACCGAAACAGACATGCGGAAGGTATTCGACCGGGATGACATTGATGTGGTGACGGTAGCGACTCCCAATCACTGGCATTCCCTGGCGACGATCTGGGCCTGTCAGGCCGGTAAAGATGTTTATGTGGAAAAACCGGGTTCACATAATCTATTCGAAGGCCGCAAGATGATTGAGGCGGCGAAGAAATACAAACGCATCGTGCAGCACGGCGTTCAGCTTCGCAGTCAGCCTGCGATCCAGGAAGGTGTGGAACATCTTCGCAAAGGCACGATTGGTGATGTGTATATGGCACGCGGTCTGGTCTTCCGCTGGCGACCCTCCATCGGCCACAAACCGGATGAGAAGGCACCTGCTTACTTGGACTGGAATCTCTGGCAAGGCCCCGCTCAGGAAACCAATTTCTCCCGCCGTCTGGTGCATTATAACTGGCACTGGACCTGGGATTATGGGAACGGCGACGTCGGAAACCAGGGCGTGCATGAGACCGATATGTGCCTGTGGGGGCTGGATGTCAAGCTGCCTTCGCAAATCACCGCCATGGGAGGCAAGTTCCTTTGGGATGACGATAAGGAAACGCCGGAAGTGCTTTCCACCAACTACTTCTATCCTGAAGAAAACAAAATGATTCAGTTTGAAGTCCGTCCCTGGATGACGAATAGTGAAGGGGGGGCTTCGGTCGGGAATATCTTCTACGGCTCAGAAGGTTATATGGTTGTGAAAGGGTATAACTCTTATGAGATCTTTCTGGGACGAAAGGGAGAGCCAGGCCCCAAGAATAGTGGCGACGATCCGGTAGAAGCTCACTTTACGAACTTCCTGAACGCGGTCCGATCACGAAAAGCAGAGACTTTGAATGGTCCTGTGGAAACGGCTCACACCAGTTCTGGGATTGCCCATTTGGGCAACATCGCATTCCGCTTGGGACGCCAGTTGAATTTTGATCCCAAAACGGAGCAGTTTGTGAATGATCCGGAAGCGGATAAATATCTGACACGTCAGTATCGCAAGCCTTTTGTTGTACCCAACGAAGTCTAA